The Macadamia integrifolia cultivar HAES 741 unplaced genomic scaffold, SCU_Mint_v3 scaffold629, whole genome shotgun sequence genome window below encodes:
- the LOC122069502 gene encoding kxDL motif-containing protein 1-like, whose amino-acid sequence MEMEQLEKEGIRDASEEVSRQFKTLINDNDLDTLKQLQLLILGRLQDGNAVLSHFNNFSEQCFQEISGDLYKNTRLLRSMKTDLDYIFQKLRSMKAKIMATYPDAFPDRSTMQLLDQRPDLERLQ is encoded by the exons ATGGAGATGGAGCAGTTGGAGAAGGAAGGGATCAGAGATGCTTCTGAGGAGGTGTCTCGTCAGTTCAAGACACTAATTAACGATAACGATCTGGACACGCTCAAACAATTACAGCTCCTtat TTTGGGAAGGTTACAGGATGGCAATGCTGTCTTATcccattttaataatttttcagAGCAGTGCTTTCAAGAGATTTCTGGTGATTTATATAAGAATACACGTCTCTTAAGGTCCATGAAGACAGACCTAGATTACATATTTCAGAAGCTGAG AAGCATGAAGGCCAAGATCATGGCTACCTATCCAGATGCATTTCCTGATCGTTCAACAATGCAACTGCTTGACCAAAGACCAGACCTTGAAAGGCTTCAGTAA
- the LOC122069518 gene encoding homeobox-leucine zipper protein HOX32, which produces MALSIHKDSKQMDSSKYVRYTPEQVEALERVYSECPKPSSMRRQQLIRECPILSNIEPKQIKVWFQNRRCREKQRKEASRLQTVNRKLTAMNKLLMEENDRLQKQVSHLVYENGFMRQQLQNAPVATTDTSCESVVTSGQHQQQQNPTPQHPQRDANNPASLLAIAEETLAEFLSKATGTAVDWVQMLGMKPGPDSIGIIAVSHNCSGVAARACGLVSLEPTKVAEILKDRPSWFRDCRCLDVLTTVPAGNGGTLELIYMQTYAPTTLAAPRDFWTLRYTTGLEDGSLVVCERSLTPSTGGPTGPSSPNFVRGEMLPSGYLIRPCEGGGSIIHIVDHVDLDAWSVPEVLRPLYESSKIIAQKITIAALRHIRQIAQEASGEVQYGGGRQPAVLRSFSQRLCRGFNDAINGFADDGWSLLSSDGVEDVTIMINSSPGKLFGNHVNSSTMFSTLGGGVLCAKASMLLQNVPPALLVRFLREHRSEWADCGVDAYSAASLKASPYSILGARPGGFPSSQVILPLAHTVEHEEFLEVIRLEGQGFSQEDAVLSRDMFLLQLCSGVDENAAGACAQLVFAPIDESFGDDAPLLPSGFRVIPLDPKTDGPAATRTLDLASTLEVGPGGARSSGETASNNYNLRSVLTIAFQFTFENHFRENVAAMARQYVRSVVGSVQRVAMAIAPSRLGSHIGPKPPPGSPEALTLARWICRSYRFHTGVELLQVDSQAGDTVLKLLWHHTDAIMCCSLKTNASPVFTFANQAGLDMLETTLVVLQDIMLDKILNDAGRKMLCSEFSKIMQQGFAYLPAGICVSSMGRPVSYEQAIAWMVLNEEDSHHCLAFMFMNWSFV; this is translated from the exons ATGGCGCTCTCGATTCACAAGGATTCTAAGCAGATGGATTCCAGCAAGTATGTCAGGTATACGCCTGAGCAGGTTGAGGCTTTGGAGAGGGTCTACTCTGAATGTCCCAAACCAAGTTCCATGAGGAGGCAGCAACTGATTAGAGAGTGTCCTATACTCTCTAACATTGAGCCCAAACAGATCAAAGTCTGGTTCCAGAATCGAAG ATGCCGTGAAAAGCAGAGAAAGGAAGCATCCCGTCTCCAGACGGTGAACAGAAAGCTGACTGCTATGAACAAGCTGTTGATGGAGGAGAATGACCGACTTCAGAAGCAGGTCTCCCACTTGGTGTATGAGAATGGTTTCATGCGGCAGCAACTGCAGAAT GCACCTGTGGCGACCACAGACACGAGCTGTGAGTCTGTGGTCACGAGTGGTCAGCACCAACAGCAGCAAAACCCAACACCTCAGCATCCTCAAAGAGATGCTAACAACCCAGCGAG TCTTCTCGCTATAGCAGAGGAGACCCTGGCAGAGTTCCTATCCAAGGCTACTGGAACTGCTGTCGACTGGGTCCAGATGCTTGGGATGAAG CCTGGTCCGGATTCTATAGGAATCATTGCTGTTTCCCACAATTGTAGTGGAGTTGCAGCACGAGCTTGCGGTCTTGTGAGCTTAGAGCCCACAAAG GTCGCTGAGATCCTGAAAGATCGTCCATCTTGGTTCCGTGATTGCCGTTGCCTCGATGTCTTGACTACAGTCCCTGCTGGAAATGGAGGGACTTTAGAGCTTATATACATGCAG ACATATGCACCTACAACATTGGCAGCGCCACGTGACTTTTGGACTCTGAGATATACAACGGGGTTGGAAGATGGCAGTCTTGTG GTCTGTGAAAGGTCTTTGACGCCTTCCACTGGTGGTCCAACAGGGCCATCTTCTCCAAACTTTGTTAGAGGCGAGATGCTTCCCAGTGGCTACCTCATCCGACCTTGTGAGGGTGGTGGCTCAATAATTCATATCGTTGATCATGTTGACTTGGAT GCATGGAGTGTGCCTGAAGTTCTCCGGCCATTGTATGAATCATCAAAAATTATTGCACAGAAAATTACAATTGCT GCATTGAGGCATATTCGACAGATTGCACAGGAGGCCAGTGGTGAAGTTCAGTATGGTGGGGGCCGCCAACCTGCTGTATTACGGTCATTTAGTCAGAGATTGTGCAG GGGATTCAATGATGCGATTAATGGGTTTGCCGATGATGGTTGGTCTCTGCTCAGTAGTGATGGTGTGGAGGATGTCACCATCATGATAAACTCATCTCCTGGCAAACTTTTTGGTAACCATGTTAATTCTTCAACAATGTTCTCAACTTTAGGAGGTGGGGTGCTGTGTGCAAAGGCATCAATGCTGTTGCAG AATGTTCCACCTGCATTACTTGTTCGTTTTCTGAGGGAGCATCGTTCCGAATGGGCTGATTGTGGAGTTGATGCTTATTCTGCTGCATCTCTTAAAGCTAGCCCTTACTCAATTCTCGGAGCAAGACCTGGTGGTTTCCCCAGTAGCCAGGTCATATTGCCTCTGGCACATACAGTGGAACATGAGGAG TTCTTGGAGGTGATTCGACTAGAAGGCCAAGGATTTTCTCAGGAAGATGCGGTTTTGTCACGGGATATGTTTCTATTACAG CTCTGTAGTGGGGTTGATGAAAATGCGGCTGGCGCCTGTGCTCAGCTTGTTTTTGCACCCATTGATGAATCCTTCGGAGATGATGCTCCTTTGCTGCCATCTGGTTTTCGTGTCATACCGTTGGATCCTAAAACA GATGGACCTGCAGCGACTAGAACTCTTGACTTGGCATCCACACTGGAAGTTGGACCTGGTGGAGCCCGTTCTTCTGGGGAAACTGCATCAAACAACTATAACCTGAGATCAGTATTAACTATTGCCTTCCAGTTCACCTTTGAGAACCACTTCCGAGAAAATGTGGCAGCTATGGCTCGCCAGTATGTAAGGAGTGTTGTCGGATCTGTTCAGAGAGTTGCCATGGCTATTGCCCCATCTCGTCTAGGCTCCCACATTGGGCCAAAACCACCTCCTGGGTCTCCTGAGGCTCTTACATTGGCCAGATGGATTTGCAGGAGCTACAG GTTCCACACTGGAGTAGAGCTCCTTCAGGTCGACTCCCAAGCTGGTGATACTGTCTTGAAACTACTGTGGCACCATACCGATGCTATCATGTGCTGTTCTTTGAAGACAAAT GCATCTCCAGTTTTCACCTTTGCAAACCAGGCGGGGCTTGATATGCTTGAGACAACACTTGTGGTCCTTCAAGACATAATGCTTGACAAGATTCTTAACGATGCTGGTCGGAAGATGTTGTGCTCTGAATTCTCCAAGATCATGCAACAG GGCTTTGCATATCTGCCAGCGGGGATTTGTGTGTCTAGCATGGGGAGGCCAGTTTCTTATGAGCAGGCAATTGCTTGGATGGTATTGAATGAGGAGGATTCACATCACTGCCTAGCTTTCATGTTCATGAACTGGTCTTTTGTTTGA